One region of Marispirochaeta aestuarii genomic DNA includes:
- the hisB gene encoding imidazoleglycerol-phosphate dehydratase HisB produces METRRITQERNTKETRIRLILDLDSPKEPQIDTPVPFFNHILNSMAFHGGFFLQINASGDIDVDPHHLVEDTGLVLGDALREAVMSYGSIQRFGHSVIPMDDALSEVTVDASGRPFLVFNADFPQEYAGSFPLCLLKEFFTALSTRGGLTVHGSCRYGDNSHHMAEALFKALGKALGQAFIRKQGNPASTKGSLHE; encoded by the coding sequence ATGGAAACACGACGGATTACACAGGAACGCAACACAAAAGAGACCCGGATCAGACTGATCCTCGACCTCGACAGCCCGAAGGAGCCGCAGATCGATACCCCGGTTCCCTTCTTCAACCACATACTCAATTCCATGGCCTTTCACGGCGGATTCTTCCTTCAGATAAACGCATCGGGAGATATCGACGTGGATCCCCATCACCTTGTGGAGGATACGGGTCTGGTCCTGGGGGATGCCCTGAGAGAGGCTGTAATGAGCTACGGATCGATACAGCGTTTCGGCCACTCGGTAATCCCCATGGACGATGCCCTGAGTGAAGTTACCGTCGACGCCTCGGGCCGTCCCTTTCTCGTTTTCAATGCCGATTTTCCCCAGGAATACGCCGGCAGCTTTCCCCTCTGTCTGCTGAAGGAGTTCTTTACAGCCCTCTCCACCCGGGGAGGCCTTACTGTTCACGGCAGCTGCCGCTACGGAGACAACAGCCACCATATGGCGGAAGCCCTGTTCAAGGCTCTCGGAAAAGCCCTGGGACAGGCTTTTATCAGAAAACAGGGTAATCCTGCTTCCACAAAAGGTTCCCTTCACGAATAA
- the hisG gene encoding ATP phosphoribosyltransferase — protein MNSPLTLALPKGRLTDQVLERMETVGLKVEFEKRKLVAYDADGRIKIFLVKNADLPVYVNNGIAGLGVCGEDVLYEHGYPFVKLHTFDFGSTAMCLAGKKGARFSLNNGMIKVASKFTRFSRDYFHERGIPVEVIKLNGSVELAPVLGLTPYIVDLVETGNTLKANNLEVLEKLAEIRVHLIANPAYFKLRFQEIREFVDTVKG, from the coding sequence ATGAACAGCCCGCTGACCCTTGCACTCCCGAAGGGACGTCTGACGGACCAGGTCCTGGAAAGAATGGAAACCGTAGGCCTGAAGGTCGAATTTGAAAAGAGAAAACTCGTGGCCTACGATGCCGACGGGCGGATAAAAATCTTCCTGGTAAAGAACGCCGATCTGCCGGTATACGTGAACAATGGTATCGCCGGCCTTGGCGTCTGCGGCGAGGACGTTCTGTACGAACACGGCTACCCCTTCGTTAAACTCCACACCTTCGATTTCGGATCCACCGCTATGTGTCTGGCCGGAAAAAAGGGGGCCCGTTTCAGCCTGAATAACGGCATGATCAAGGTGGCAAGCAAATTCACCCGATTCTCCCGGGACTATTTCCATGAGCGGGGAATCCCGGTGGAGGTTATCAAACTCAACGGATCCGTGGAGCTTGCTCCCGTCCTGGGATTGACTCCCTATATAGTGGACCTGGTGGAAACAGGGAACACCCTGAAGGCCAATAATCTGGAAGTTCTGGAAAAACTGGCGGAGATCAGGGTCCATTTGATAGCGAATCCCGCCTATTTTAAACTGCGGTTTCAGGAAATCCGGGAGTTCGTCGATACTGTAAAAGGTTAA
- a CDS encoding ATP phosphoribosyltransferase regulatory subunit, translating to MTPKRRLLQIPPGTEGFFLEEAFRHRRILSEIDGIFTGWGYLPAETPVFDFYDIYKPLLDTSSSERVYRLMDREGELLLLRSDVTLFLAKQMGMALNREDLPVRVWYADSILRHQQSDDISKNEFYQIGAELIGIPGLEGDAEVLLMAAEILEFLKVDAVLHLGSAALAHEAARGLQDEEAKELFSAIALRDTETMKNLLLQGGAADPEPLIGLFSFLGSSGEFEEFLRRQGDSVGPACSPHLSRLLELAKIIETSGSSGPVRIDLSETGSQNYHTGIVFQAYLEGVDSAFLSGGRYDRLLETFGFDSPSVGFSLLLRKIEPLVGNPERFALPGSIEQARGETLQEKYRDAVQKRARGRIVRL from the coding sequence ATGACCCCGAAACGACGGCTGCTTCAGATTCCCCCGGGAACAGAAGGGTTCTTTCTGGAAGAAGCCTTCCGGCACCGCAGAATCCTGAGCGAAATCGACGGCATTTTTACCGGATGGGGATATCTTCCCGCGGAAACGCCGGTTTTTGATTTTTACGATATCTATAAACCCCTGCTGGATACCTCCTCCTCCGAACGGGTATACCGGCTCATGGACCGGGAGGGAGAACTGCTCCTGCTTCGCAGCGACGTGACCCTTTTTCTTGCCAAGCAGATGGGTATGGCCCTGAACCGGGAAGACCTTCCCGTCCGGGTCTGGTATGCCGATTCAATACTGCGGCATCAGCAGAGCGACGATATCTCGAAAAATGAATTCTACCAGATCGGGGCCGAACTTATCGGCATACCGGGGCTGGAGGGAGACGCTGAGGTGCTGCTCATGGCGGCTGAGATTCTTGAGTTTCTCAAGGTGGATGCGGTTCTGCACCTCGGTTCCGCGGCCCTTGCCCATGAAGCCGCCAGGGGCCTGCAGGACGAAGAAGCAAAGGAACTCTTTTCCGCTATTGCCCTGCGGGACACGGAAACCATGAAAAACCTCCTGCTTCAGGGGGGAGCCGCGGATCCGGAACCACTGATCGGGCTTTTCAGCTTTCTGGGAAGCTCGGGAGAGTTCGAAGAGTTTCTCAGACGGCAGGGAGATTCCGTTGGTCCCGCCTGCAGTCCCCATCTGAGCAGGCTCCTGGAACTGGCAAAAATTATCGAAACCAGCGGTTCCTCCGGACCGGTCAGGATCGATCTGTCCGAGACGGGCAGCCAGAATTACCACACCGGTATTGTTTTTCAGGCCTACCTGGAGGGAGTGGATTCCGCCTTTCTCTCCGGCGGACGCTACGACAGGCTCCTGGAGACCTTCGGGTTCGACAGTCCCTCCGTCGGGTTCTCCCTGCTCCTGCGGAAAATCGAACCCCTGGTGGGTAATCCGGAGCGTTTCGCCCTTCCGGGAAGCATCGAACAGGCCCGGGGAGAGACTCTGCAGGAAAAATACAGGGATGCTGTACAAAAACGCGCCCGGGGAAGGATCGTACGCCTATGA
- a CDS encoding HD-GYP domain-containing protein encodes MPSIEMKSVDRLGKGDRLLFDAGPFAKAGTIVDERIIRHLGRHRVPVVPTLALSYEEQHKTEGKSEDELIRRFLDSQEDAWEHVRRRLYEKLKSSYVPFSENERQFQASGKRKQITKGVLLEPRPERLYLADIDAGSHAILPESTVHYLRDGINTLYSMLSKLNVRSSETRGKKRRIPRVGFHTIRLQSLYDGERIATVGDAFVLHALDCCCYFLNTMVNINKKRILAGAPLTERRFDPGNKAQQDSLFQYSQEFIVDAALGVLIGFLGFFQEDIHHQVSVSSIIDGSSAAEKRCIKLLQRNILVLRNLLRDRHDISALTRMTALMQKVYADGTGFPPPNENRYLHEFVRLFQIIAVYDELTNPVIGHTGYSRMEVIGYLRRNSGPYRHDWERFTPRPRFDSGLLDEFLQILAPFRAGEKVYLYSRGKRSAYIFVGRVYTYSDDTMPLISILKDERSGKSYPFGRLLIHIPSSSGFFMQNGKIIKRFRADWVGGLQIHDTAVNPGDLSEYQDFLYGEALPLARGVKGSF; translated from the coding sequence ATGCCTTCCATAGAAATGAAAAGCGTGGACCGTCTTGGAAAGGGTGACAGGCTGCTCTTTGATGCCGGACCCTTTGCCAAAGCCGGTACCATTGTCGATGAACGGATTATCAGGCATCTCGGACGTCATCGGGTACCTGTTGTACCGACCCTTGCCCTGAGTTACGAAGAGCAGCATAAGACCGAAGGGAAGAGTGAGGATGAGCTTATCCGTCGTTTCCTGGACTCCCAGGAGGATGCCTGGGAACATGTACGCCGGAGGCTCTATGAAAAACTCAAGAGCAGTTATGTTCCTTTTTCAGAGAACGAACGTCAGTTCCAGGCGTCGGGAAAGCGGAAGCAGATAACGAAGGGTGTTCTGCTGGAGCCTCGGCCGGAACGTCTCTACCTGGCGGATATCGATGCCGGAAGTCACGCCATTCTGCCGGAGTCCACTGTTCATTACCTTCGGGACGGGATCAATACTCTCTACTCCATGCTCTCAAAGCTGAACGTGAGGTCGTCGGAGACCAGGGGAAAGAAACGACGCATTCCCCGTGTGGGATTTCATACCATTCGTCTGCAGTCCCTGTATGACGGAGAGCGTATTGCCACCGTGGGAGACGCCTTTGTTCTGCACGCCCTGGACTGCTGCTGTTATTTTCTGAATACCATGGTGAATATAAATAAAAAGCGGATTCTTGCCGGAGCTCCCCTTACGGAGCGGAGGTTCGATCCCGGCAACAAGGCCCAGCAGGACTCCCTTTTTCAGTACAGCCAGGAGTTTATCGTTGACGCGGCTTTAGGGGTGCTTATCGGTTTTCTCGGGTTCTTTCAGGAGGATATACATCATCAGGTCAGCGTTTCGTCGATTATCGACGGCAGCTCGGCCGCGGAAAAACGCTGCATAAAACTCCTGCAGCGTAATATCCTTGTCCTGCGCAACCTGCTGCGGGACCGGCATGATATTTCCGCCCTCACCCGGATGACCGCCCTGATGCAGAAGGTCTATGCCGACGGTACGGGTTTTCCTCCCCCCAACGAGAACCGCTATCTTCATGAATTCGTACGTCTTTTTCAGATAATAGCTGTCTATGACGAGCTGACCAATCCTGTTATCGGACACACCGGCTACAGCCGTATGGAGGTGATCGGATATCTCCGGCGGAACTCCGGACCCTACCGTCACGACTGGGAGCGTTTTACTCCCCGGCCGCGCTTCGACTCAGGCCTTCTTGATGAGTTCCTGCAGATCCTTGCCCCCTTCCGTGCGGGGGAGAAGGTGTATCTTTACAGCAGGGGAAAGCGCAGCGCCTACATCTTTGTCGGCCGGGTCTACACATACAGCGATGATACAATGCCCCTTATCTCAATTCTGAAGGACGAACGTTCCGGAAAAAGCTACCCCTTCGGCCGGCTCCTGATCCACATACCATCTTCGTCGGGCTTCTTTATGCAGAACGGAAAGATCATAAAGCGCTTCAGGGCCGACTGGGTGGGTGGGCTGCAGATACACGATACAGCGGTGAATCCGGGAGATCTGAGCGAATACCAGGACTTTCTTTACGGCGAAGCCCTGCCCCTGGCGAGGGGAGTCAAGGGGAGTTTTTAG
- the rsmD gene encoding 16S rRNA (guanine(966)-N(2))-methyltransferase RsmD, whose translation MRVTGGRYRGRTVKCPKGVIRPAMDRMRESLFNILGNISGESFLDLFSGSGVVGIEAASRGAEPVVLVEKDRGKRPVLLENISMVETPIRAHIMGAEHFLKTGDSLFDYIYLDPPFPLGGKKEFIQMAEGRLEDDGLLMIHFPEEDDPGETTGRLVRFDLRLFGRSRLGFYRFRD comes from the coding sequence ATGCGCGTTACCGGAGGCCGCTACCGCGGCAGGACAGTAAAATGCCCGAAGGGGGTCATCCGGCCGGCCATGGACCGGATGCGGGAATCCCTCTTCAATATTCTGGGGAACATTTCCGGGGAGTCATTTCTGGACCTCTTTTCCGGCTCAGGGGTGGTGGGTATAGAAGCGGCCTCCCGGGGAGCGGAACCGGTGGTCCTGGTGGAAAAAGACCGGGGGAAACGCCCGGTGCTCCTTGAGAATATCTCCATGGTGGAAACGCCCATCAGGGCCCATATCATGGGGGCCGAACATTTCCTGAAGACGGGTGACAGTCTATTCGACTACATCTACCTTGACCCCCCTTTTCCTCTGGGAGGGAAAAAGGAATTCATACAGATGGCCGAGGGACGTCTGGAGGATGACGGACTGCTGATGATACATTTCCCCGAAGAGGATGATCCGGGAGAAACAACAGGGAGGCTTGTACGTTTCGATCTGCGGCTCTTCGGCAGGTCCAGGCTGGGTTTTTACCGCTTCAGGGATTAA
- the recG gene encoding ATP-dependent DNA helicase RecG: MFLRELRTQPGELKGIGPRTAEAFASLGIESLGDLLLHAPRYYEDRKTEVPLSKGVGGSPVNTIATVIAHDWFGFGRRRTLKVWIEDSSGRAALNCFGRNFLQQKLPVGAQIRIYGQFSYRFGEIQASSFEFEASETPSGTSSFGSLVPIYPAGASLRQGAIRKAIHEGLAKYIDQIEDELPPIYAREEIPVSKKKQLQGLHCPETLDEVRLARRALAWEEFFYLQLSIARRGLALRSTRKERTTARGTLARRVLESLPFELTRDQKTVLREIREDLRGSRPMARLIQGDVGSGKTLTAFLAACESIEAGEQAAFMAPTELLARQHAENAARLLEPAGVRLALLTGSVQSRAREEILSRLESGEIDLLIGTHALFSEGVRFRCLGLAIIDEQQRFGVLQRVALSQKGEEPDTLVMTATPIPRTLAMTVFGDLDVSVIRSMPPGRKPVITHLARMGREEKVYEWLKKEVRTGRQAYCVYPLIAESSKMDLKDAEGMYEALKQRFPDFRLGLIHSRLDEEEKVSVMRSFSSGEIDILVSTSVVEVGVDVPNATCMVVEHAERFGLAALHQLRGRVGRGEFQSYMFLVYAPDLSEEGKRRLRVMMENSDGFAVAEEDLKIRGPGNMTGTEQAGFLRLRFADPAADGETMLRARNLARKILQDDPGLLKPENSLLRQVINRTRPFEEELINGG; this comes from the coding sequence GTGTTTCTGCGGGAGCTGCGGACACAACCAGGGGAACTCAAAGGGATCGGCCCTCGAACCGCCGAGGCTTTTGCCTCCCTGGGAATTGAAAGCCTCGGAGATCTCCTGCTCCACGCCCCCCGATACTACGAGGACCGGAAGACGGAAGTTCCCCTGTCCAAAGGAGTCGGCGGCAGTCCGGTCAACACCATCGCCACCGTCATTGCCCACGACTGGTTTGGTTTCGGCAGGAGACGTACCTTGAAGGTCTGGATCGAGGACTCCTCCGGCAGGGCCGCCCTGAACTGCTTCGGCCGCAACTTTCTGCAGCAGAAGCTCCCCGTGGGAGCACAGATCCGGATTTACGGACAGTTTTCTTACCGCTTCGGGGAAATCCAGGCTTCGTCATTCGAGTTTGAAGCATCGGAAACTCCCTCCGGAACAAGCTCCTTCGGCTCGCTGGTACCGATCTATCCGGCGGGGGCCAGCCTGCGTCAGGGAGCAATCCGTAAAGCGATACACGAAGGCCTGGCCAAATACATCGACCAGATAGAAGACGAACTCCCCCCCATATACGCCCGGGAGGAAATTCCCGTCAGTAAAAAGAAGCAGCTCCAGGGACTTCACTGTCCCGAAACCCTTGACGAGGTCCGACTTGCCCGGCGAGCCCTGGCCTGGGAGGAGTTTTTCTATCTCCAGCTCAGCATCGCCCGCCGGGGTCTGGCTCTCCGTTCCACCAGAAAGGAGAGGACCACAGCCCGGGGAACCCTTGCCCGCCGGGTACTGGAGTCCCTTCCCTTTGAGCTGACCCGGGATCAGAAAACCGTCCTCCGGGAGATCCGGGAGGATCTGAGGGGTTCACGGCCCATGGCGCGTCTCATACAGGGAGACGTGGGAAGCGGCAAGACCCTCACCGCATTTCTTGCAGCCTGTGAAAGCATCGAAGCCGGTGAACAGGCCGCCTTCATGGCCCCCACCGAACTCCTGGCCCGACAGCATGCGGAAAACGCCGCCCGACTTCTGGAACCCGCGGGGGTGCGACTGGCCCTTCTTACAGGTTCGGTGCAGTCCCGGGCCAGAGAGGAAATCCTCTCCCGGCTGGAATCCGGGGAGATCGACCTGCTTATCGGAACCCACGCCCTCTTCTCCGAGGGGGTCCGTTTCAGATGCCTGGGGCTGGCAATAATCGACGAACAGCAGCGCTTCGGGGTCCTCCAGCGGGTAGCTTTGTCGCAGAAGGGGGAGGAGCCCGACACGCTGGTCATGACCGCCACCCCCATTCCCCGTACCCTGGCCATGACCGTTTTCGGCGACCTGGACGTCTCCGTTATCCGCAGCATGCCGCCGGGACGTAAACCGGTAATAACCCATCTGGCCCGCATGGGGCGGGAAGAGAAGGTCTACGAATGGCTTAAAAAGGAGGTCCGGACCGGACGACAGGCCTACTGCGTCTATCCCCTGATCGCCGAAAGCAGTAAGATGGACCTGAAAGACGCGGAAGGTATGTACGAGGCCCTGAAGCAGCGCTTCCCCGATTTCCGCCTCGGACTGATTCATTCCCGCCTGGACGAGGAGGAGAAGGTCTCGGTGATGAGGTCCTTCAGTTCGGGAGAGATCGACATCCTGGTCTCCACCAGCGTGGTGGAGGTCGGCGTGGACGTTCCCAACGCCACCTGCATGGTGGTGGAACATGCGGAACGCTTCGGCCTGGCCGCCCTCCATCAGCTCCGGGGCCGGGTCGGCCGGGGAGAGTTTCAGAGCTATATGTTCCTGGTCTACGCACCGGATCTGAGCGAGGAAGGAAAACGGCGCCTCAGGGTAATGATGGAGAACTCCGACGGCTTTGCAGTGGCCGAGGAGGACCTGAAGATCCGCGGCCCGGGAAACATGACAGGAACCGAACAGGCGGGATTCCTGCGCCTCCGCTTCGCGGACCCCGCGGCGGATGGAGAAACCATGCTCAGGGCCCGCAATCTGGCGCGAAAAATCCTGCAGGATGATCCTGGACTGCTGAAACCGGAGAACTCCCTCTTGAGACAGGTTATCAATCGTACCCGACCCTTTGAAGAAGAGCTGATAAACGGAGGCTGA
- a CDS encoding YggT family protein produces the protein MQQVMRFISGALSVYMILIFIRVLMTWFQGASYGRAMEVLRSVTDPYLYWFRRFPFLRAGSMDFSPLAALIVLVIILNITNRLALTGSISLGIVLAIIVGSLWGAVGWVLTFFFILVLIRFITLLFRASMVSPFIQTLDIIIAPILRYFSRVILRGQNVTYQTGLALSGAILLLTRLLGNLVFYQIQGLLASLPF, from the coding sequence ATGCAACAGGTAATGCGCTTTATCTCCGGGGCCCTCTCGGTCTACATGATTCTGATCTTTATCCGGGTTCTGATGACCTGGTTCCAGGGAGCGAGCTACGGAAGAGCCATGGAGGTTCTCCGTTCGGTTACGGACCCCTACCTCTACTGGTTCCGCAGGTTCCCCTTTCTGCGGGCGGGTTCCATGGACTTTTCTCCCCTGGCCGCGCTTATCGTGCTGGTAATTATCCTGAACATTACAAACCGCCTGGCCCTGACGGGAAGCATATCCCTGGGGATCGTTCTTGCCATTATCGTGGGCTCCCTGTGGGGGGCCGTCGGCTGGGTTCTCACCTTTTTCTTTATTCTTGTTCTGATTCGTTTTATTACCCTTCTCTTTCGCGCCTCCATGGTCTCCCCCTTTATTCAGACCCTGGACATTATTATCGCCCCGATCCTCCGATATTTCTCCCGTGTCATCCTCCGGGGACAGAACGTGACCTATCAGACCGGCCTTGCCCTCAGCGGCGCCATACTCCTTTTGACCCGGCTTCTGGGCAACCTGGTGTTCTACCAGATTCAGGGGCTCCTGGCCTCCCTGCCCTTTTAA
- the dnaE gene encoding DNA polymerase III subunit alpha, giving the protein MPEFVHLHNHSDYSLLDGAASIDKLVDKAAGLGMKHLALTDHGNMFGVLRFYKACKNKGINPIIGCEFYVAPKSRLVKSGSENQNKYYHLVLLAKNRQGYQNLLVLVSRGYLDGFYYKPRIDNELLQEHAEGLICTSACLAGEIPTHLLNGQYEEARKTAEFYRELFGPEGFYLELQDHGIPEQKQVNPRIIELSRETGIPLIATNDIHYLEKDHAEAQDILICIGTGKKVSDEKRMRFDSQEFYFKTPDEMAAIFRDTPEAISNTLKIAEQCSLEIPLPGPLLPDYEIPEDFSSPEEYMRHIVFQGLARLYPEITEEIRKRAEYELSVIQGMGFTGYFLIVWDFIDFARNSGIPVGPGRGSGAGSLVAYAMRITDIDPLKYNLLFERFLNPERISMPDFDVDFCFERRGEVIDYVTRKYGADKVGAICTFGTLKTKAVLKDVARVLDIPFNESNEISKLVPDGPKINLEKALEMEPRLKDYREKGGIYRRLIDTALVLEGMNRHSSTHACGMVIGRSKLTDYVPLYKDSKTGQVSTEFTMDQLEECGLVKMDFLGLKTLTLIKNTEKLIHKIDPGFDIEKIPEDDPSTFKMLGEGKSTAVFQFESSGMQGILKQAKPSSIEELIALNALYRPGPMQFIPQYIDSKMGRAPIRYPHPDLQEVLEPTYGVIVYQEQVMQVAQIIGGFSLGKADILRRAMGKKKEKEMEKMKKEFLEGAAVRGYDKKLADDIFEMLKPFAGYGFNKSHAAAYSVVAYKTAYLKANYPAEFMAANLTNEINSPDAFSDYLTSTKEMGIEILPPDINLSEKTFTVVDGKIFYGLQGIKNVGTGAVEEIIRIREEEGPYDSFTDFLDRIDLKLVNRRVIETLIQAGLFDRFGLNRATLLGNLEQVLEWTIKQKESREFGQTSLFDPADEASLSSFEFDPREEFDQMELLRMEKENLGNYFSGHPLDKYRDIFKKCVSLNVSRAENAAADKTYTLLGMIKSLRTIITKKGDQMAFAMYEDFNGSMELIFFPKTWAQLRDVVSVDMVTGLEGKIDKNKEDPKFLVDRIVDPAELKESTVSEIHIRISRDVHDEELLYEFRSALIEHSGDCSVYLHLGNGSAGREVIIRANAQLSTSPEVIPKIGSHPLIEEVWKE; this is encoded by the coding sequence ATGCCGGAATTCGTTCATCTTCATAACCATTCCGACTATTCGCTCCTGGACGGAGCGGCAAGTATCGACAAGCTGGTAGACAAGGCCGCGGGGCTGGGAATGAAACACCTGGCCCTTACGGACCACGGAAACATGTTCGGGGTCCTGCGCTTCTACAAGGCCTGCAAAAACAAGGGAATCAATCCCATCATAGGCTGCGAATTCTACGTGGCACCGAAATCGAGACTGGTAAAAAGCGGCTCGGAAAACCAGAACAAGTACTATCACCTTGTATTGCTGGCGAAGAACCGTCAGGGCTATCAGAACCTTCTGGTCCTGGTATCCCGGGGCTACCTGGATGGGTTTTACTACAAACCCCGCATCGACAACGAGCTTTTACAGGAGCATGCCGAGGGGCTCATCTGCACCTCCGCCTGTCTCGCCGGCGAGATTCCGACGCATCTTCTCAACGGTCAGTACGAAGAAGCCAGAAAGACGGCGGAGTTCTACCGCGAACTTTTCGGGCCGGAGGGCTTCTATCTCGAGCTGCAGGACCACGGTATCCCGGAACAGAAACAGGTAAATCCCCGGATCATAGAGCTTTCCAGGGAGACCGGGATTCCCCTGATAGCGACAAACGATATTCACTACCTGGAAAAAGACCACGCCGAAGCTCAGGATATCCTGATCTGCATCGGAACCGGGAAAAAGGTCTCCGACGAAAAGCGGATGCGCTTCGACAGCCAGGAGTTCTATTTCAAGACCCCCGATGAGATGGCCGCCATATTCAGGGATACCCCGGAAGCCATCTCCAATACCCTGAAAATCGCCGAACAGTGCAGTCTCGAGATCCCCCTCCCCGGTCCGCTGCTTCCGGATTACGAAATCCCGGAGGATTTCTCCAGCCCGGAAGAGTATATGCGCCACATTGTTTTCCAGGGTCTTGCCAGGCTCTACCCTGAAATAACAGAAGAGATCCGCAAACGCGCCGAGTATGAACTCAGCGTTATTCAGGGAATGGGGTTTACCGGCTATTTTCTTATCGTATGGGACTTTATTGATTTTGCGCGAAACAGCGGTATCCCCGTCGGGCCCGGTCGGGGTTCCGGTGCGGGGAGCCTTGTGGCCTACGCCATGCGGATTACAGACATCGATCCCCTGAAGTACAATCTCCTTTTTGAGCGCTTTCTGAACCCCGAGCGGATCTCCATGCCCGACTTTGACGTGGATTTCTGCTTCGAACGCCGGGGCGAAGTCATTGACTACGTTACCCGCAAGTACGGCGCCGACAAGGTCGGAGCCATCTGTACCTTCGGAACCCTCAAGACCAAGGCTGTGCTGAAGGACGTCGCCCGGGTACTGGATATACCCTTCAACGAATCCAACGAAATCAGCAAGCTCGTTCCCGACGGCCCCAAGATCAACCTCGAAAAGGCCCTGGAGATGGAGCCCCGCCTCAAGGATTACCGGGAAAAGGGAGGCATTTACCGCCGGCTGATCGACACCGCCCTGGTTCTGGAAGGTATGAACCGCCACTCCTCAACCCACGCCTGCGGAATGGTCATCGGCCGCAGCAAACTCACCGACTACGTACCCCTCTACAAGGACTCCAAGACAGGGCAGGTCTCCACCGAGTTCACCATGGACCAGCTGGAGGAGTGCGGCCTGGTCAAGATGGACTTCCTGGGACTGAAAACCCTTACGCTGATAAAGAACACGGAAAAGCTCATCCACAAGATTGATCCCGGCTTCGATATCGAAAAAATCCCCGAGGACGACCCGAGCACCTTCAAAATGCTGGGAGAAGGCAAAAGTACCGCGGTTTTCCAGTTCGAAAGCTCCGGTATGCAGGGAATCCTGAAACAGGCAAAACCCTCAAGTATCGAAGAACTGATAGCCTTGAACGCCCTGTACCGTCCCGGGCCCATGCAGTTCATCCCCCAGTACATCGACTCCAAGATGGGCCGCGCCCCTATCCGCTACCCCCACCCGGACCTGCAGGAGGTACTGGAACCCACCTACGGGGTAATAGTCTACCAGGAACAGGTAATGCAGGTCGCCCAGATAATCGGCGGCTTCTCCCTGGGCAAAGCGGACATACTGCGCCGCGCCATGGGTAAGAAAAAAGAGAAGGAAATGGAGAAGATGAAGAAGGAGTTCCTTGAAGGAGCCGCCGTCCGGGGCTACGACAAGAAACTCGCCGATGACATCTTCGAAATGCTGAAACCCTTTGCGGGATACGGATTCAATAAATCCCACGCCGCCGCCTACTCCGTGGTGGCCTATAAAACCGCCTACCTCAAGGCCAACTATCCTGCCGAGTTCATGGCGGCCAACCTGACCAACGAAATAAACAGTCCCGACGCCTTCTCCGATTACCTTACCTCCACCAAGGAGATGGGAATCGAGATTCTGCCCCCGGATATAAACCTTTCGGAAAAGACCTTTACCGTGGTTGACGGGAAGATCTTCTACGGTCTCCAGGGAATCAAAAATGTCGGGACCGGCGCGGTGGAAGAGATTATCCGGATACGGGAAGAAGAAGGTCCCTACGACTCTTTTACCGATTTTCTCGACAGGATCGACCTGAAGCTGGTCAACCGCCGGGTAATAGAAACCCTGATTCAGGCGGGTCTCTTTGACCGCTTCGGACTCAACCGTGCGACTCTGCTGGGGAACCTGGAGCAGGTACTGGAGTGGACCATAAAGCAGAAAGAGAGCAGGGAGTTCGGCCAGACATCTCTTTTCGATCCCGCTGATGAAGCCAGCCTGTCCAGCTTTGAGTTCGATCCCCGGGAGGAGTTCGACCAGATGGAACTCCTGCGTATGGAAAAGGAGAACCTGGGCAACTACTTCTCCGGGCACCCCCTGGACAAGTACCGGGATATCTTCAAAAAATGCGTAAGCCTCAATGTCTCCCGGGCGGAAAATGCCGCAGCGGATAAGACATATACCCTGCTGGGGATGATCAAGTCTCTGCGGACGATTATTACCAAAAAGGGCGATCAGATGGCCTTTGCCATGTACGAAGACTTTAACGGCAGCATGGAGCTGATCTTCTTTCCAAAAACCTGGGCCCAGCTACGGGATGTGGTAAGCGTGGATATGGTAACAGGCCTGGAAGGAAAAATCGACAAGAATAAAGAGGACCCCAAGTTTCTGGTGGACCGCATCGTCGATCCCGCGGAACTGAAGGAGTCCACGGTATCGGAGATCCATATCCGTATATCCCGGGATGTTCACGATGAAGAGCTCCTCTACGAGTTCCGCTCTGCCCTGATAGAGCACAGCGGGGACTGTTCCGTGTATCTTCATCTGGGAAACGGCAGCGCCGGACGGGAGGTTATTATCCGCGCCAACGCCCAGCTCTCAACGAGCCCCGAGGTAATACCGAAAATCGGTTCCCATCCCTTAATAGAAGAAGTCTGGAAGGAGTAG